Proteins encoded by one window of Primulina huaijiensis isolate GDHJ02 chromosome 1, ASM1229523v2, whole genome shotgun sequence:
- the LOC140976006 gene encoding uncharacterized protein — protein sequence MPPKYMSGSQKRKKKRKIEEMIQRQARDINKYFFSNKNIVAEVEKTVDNSISREQDNELDENEIDTKKETWSDDPGKWDNIDQKVRNFLVERGPNRDVINVFLKYSATMHFNVSHYKRILPNGEESDRRWLLCSVSCNKIFCFCCKLFKKQVTKTGYGQLANEGCNDWHNLSRCLANHEASKEHMECMTNWLELERMLKTNKVIDAGVQVQINKEREHWKQVLQRIIAVVQRLVKNNLAFRGSCEKLYVENNGLFLQMIEMIAEFDPVMKEHL from the exons ATGCCTCCTAAATACATGTCTGGGTctcaaaaacgaaaaaaaaagcGAAAGATTGAAGAAATGATTCAACGTCAAGCTCGAGATATCAACAAGTActttttttcaaacaaaaacATAGTTGCAGAGGTTGAAAAAACGGTTGATAATTCAATTAGTAGAGAACAAGATAATGAATTGGATGAGAATGAGATTGATACTAAAAAA GAAACTTGGTCTGATGATCCTGGAAAGTGGGACAACATTGATCAAAAAGTTAGAAACTTTTTAGTGGAAAGAGGTCCGAATAGAGATGTCATAAATGTGTTTCTCAAATATAGCGCTACCATGCATTTCAATGTGTCACATTATAAGAGAATTTTGCCAAACGGGGAGGAAAGTGATAGAAGATGGCTATTATGTTCAGTTTCTTGTAAcaagattttttgtttttgctgTAAGTTATTCAAGAAGCAAGTAACCAAGACTGGATATGGTCAGTTAGCAAATGAAGGATGCAATGATTGGCATAATTTGAGTCGATGTCTTGCAAATCATGAAGCGAGTAAGGAGCATATGGAGTGTATGACGAATTGGCTTGAATTGGAAAGAATGTTGAAGACAAATAAAGTGATTGATGCAGGGGTACAAGTACAAATTAATAAAGAAAGAGAGCATTGGAAACAAGTGTTACAGAGGATAATCGCAGTTGTTCAACGATTGGTGAAAAATAACTTAGCATTTCGAGGAAGTTGTGAAAAACTTTATGTTGAAAACAATGGTTTGTTTCTACAAATGATTGAAATGATTGCAGAGTTTGATCCAGTAATGAAAGAGCACCTCTGA